The genomic stretch CCGAGCGTGGAATGACGTTGACCCGGTTGGCTGAGTTGGTGGACATCAGCATCGTGAACCTCTCCGTGCTGAAAAACGACCGCGCGAAGGCCATCCGCTTCTCTACCCTCCTGGCCATCTGCCGGGCCCTCGACTGCGAGGTGGGGGAGCTGCTGGAGCTTGCGTAGCGCGCCGATCCAGCAGCAGCCTGGACCTCTATCCAAAGTTAGACGGCGGACCTAGGCTGGGCGGAACAGGGGCGCGAAGAGAACGGGAAAGTCATGCAACGGGTTGGGACCTTGTGGGGCAGGAAGGCGGCTCCGGCAAGTTGGCAAATGGGTGAGGAACTGTCGTGGCCGCTTACCGTGGCCCTGTACATTCGTGACGTGTTGAAGCTGCCGGCCACCGATCCGTTCTTCATTCCGCCGCTGGTTCCGCCGGTGCCCGAGCGCATTCCGGTAACCGGGCCCGAGCTCGACATCGTGTTGGCCGGTGAATGGACGGCCTGGTTCTCGGGCCTGCTGGCGGACCCTCATGCCATTCCGCGCGGCGGGTCCATCGACTACTTTTCGCTCGAGGGCCGCGCCCCGAGCTTCCGTGACATGGCAGCCCGGTATTTTGATGAGGCAGTGGCGGCGGCCGACATCGCGCACGATGGCCACTTCAAGCATTTCCACAACAACCTCAAGGCGGAGGGCGGCTACCCGGCGAAGCTGGTGCGCTCGATTGAAAAGGAGCTTGGCCGGAAGGCGGCCCCTTTCACGCTGAACCTGGCGATCCTGCCGGTGGAAGGGTTCTGGCTGTACCGGACAGCGCCGACCGAAGTGCTCATGAGCGCAGCTGCCCGCCGAGATCCCGAGCAGCTGCGGCGCCTACTGGGCCCCGTGGTCAGGGAGTTGGCCTAGCCAAGCCGTCCGTCCGCCGTCGTGCTTCCCCAGCCCCCAACGCTGCATCACATAAGTGCCACTTTCCACCATCCCCGCACCACATAACGCCATGTTTTTGCTGACGCCGCATCTTTGATGCAGGCGCGGTCAGGAAAGCTGGCTGTCCGGCCATGAAGTCCCGCTGGCTGCCTCTCGGACAACGCTGGAGGAGTCACGGTCCATCCGCATGTGATGCGGCGTTCGCCGAAAACGGTCTTTAAGTGATGCGGGGTTCGCCGAAAATGGGTGTTATGTGGTGCGGCGTTGGGGCTGGGGTGTCGGCGGAGAGGCCCTCGGCGGCTTGGGTCAGGATTTCCCGGCAGGCGAGGATGGCCGGGCGGAGGCGCGAGGCCAGGCGTGCCGAGGTGAACACGGTGCGGCGGGGCAGGTCCGGCAGGTCCAGCAGCGTCAGTGCGGGCGGGCGCCCCGTCCACATGAGGTCGGGCATGAGGCCCACGGCGTTGCCGGATTCGATGAGGCGGATCTGGGCCTGGAGGTCGGCGGTTTCAAAGCGGACGTCCGGTTCAAAGCCGGCCTGGCGGCAGGTCTGCTCGGCCCAGTGGCGGGAGGCGGCGCCGTGCGGCTCCATGACCCAGGGCAGGCGCGCCGTGTCCTGGATGCCGGTGATGGGCCCGGTCAGCAGCCGGGACATGCCTCCGGCGACGCCCTCATTGGGCACGGCGAGGCGGATGGCGTCGGTGGTGAGCGTGGCGCGGTCCAGTTCGGGGTGC from Arthrobacter stackebrandtii encodes the following:
- a CDS encoding LysR family transcriptional regulator, with amino-acid sequence MLDLKRLRMLRELHLRGTLADVAAALQYSPSAVSQQLALLEKEAGAKLLRKVGRRVQLTPQAEILVAHTAEILETLERAEADLSASLSTVTGTVKLAVFQSAALALLPNMLTAMAQSYPEVRIEVVQREPETALYETWARDFDLVVAEQYPGHAAPLHPELDRATLTTDAIRLAVPNEGVAGGMSRLLTGPITGIQDTARLPWVMEPHGAASRHWAEQTCRQAGFEPDVRFETADLQAQIRLIESGNAVGLMPDLMWTGRPPALTLLDLPDLPRRTVFTSARLASRLRPAILACREILTQAAEGLSADTPAPTPHHITPIFGEPRIT
- a CDS encoding helix-turn-helix domain-containing protein — protein: MPDEEESGIHCRLDELLAERGMTLTRLAELVDISIVNLSVLKNDRAKAIRFSTLLAICRALDCEVGELLELA